Proteins encoded in a region of the Fusarium falciforme chromosome 6, complete sequence genome:
- a CDS encoding HpcH-HpaI domain-containing protein, with product MASNAPLGMAAYAAPSLFQPHRARDAIRDAHKKKIPPLLGYYAGLSAVPLTRLLAPMNFDCVWIDWEHTSCNVETMTTMVHEAIFMSQGRTIPWVRVPGHDHAAIGYALDAGASIVIPQVETVEQAKHVVSSAKYGTKQNGTRSAPPFRLLPYITDTPYDSTRDLHKCLNDQAAIMIQIETLEGINNLDAILTEVPDIDVVWLGSLDCRLSMNLPGNMGMGGDEQEWLDAREKFFSVLDKHDKPYSGFAFGAPPFGSPEALKKAAERMSMIIMSADVMHLMAMGQELAQAREIVASPKANGETNGEKKENGVRVEKN from the exons ATGGCCTCAAACGCTCCCCTAGGCATGGCAGCCTACGCCGCCCCTTCTCTCTTCCAGCCTCACAGAGCCCGTGACGCTATTAGAGATGCtcacaagaagaagattccTCCTCTGCTGGGCTACTACGCCGGCCTTAGTGCCGTTCCCCTGACCCGACTCCTGGCCCCCATGAACTTTGACTGTGTCTGGATCGACTGGGAGCACACATCTTGTAATGTGGAGACAATGACGACCATGGTCCACGAGGCCATCTTTATGAGCCAGGGCCGCACTATTCCTTGGGTTAGAGTTCCTGGCCACGACCACGCAGCCATTGGATACGCCCTGGACGCCGGTGCGAGCATCGTCATCCCTCAG GTTGAGACTGTGGAACAAGCAAAGCATGTTGTCTCATCTGCCAAGTACGGTACCAAGCAGAACGGCACCCGATCAGCTCCCCCGTTCAGACTGCTCCCCTATATCACTGATACTCCTTACGACTCAACACGTGACCTCCACAAGTGTCTCAACGACCAGGCCGCCATCATGATTCAGATCGAAACTCTTGAGG GTATCAACAACCTTGACGCTATTCTCACCGAGGTCCCTGACATCGACGTTGTGTGGCTTGGCTCCCTCGACTGCCGTCTGAGCATGAACCTCCCCGGaaacatgggcatgggcggCGACGAGCAAGAGTGGTTGGACGCCCGCGAGAAGTTCTTCTCCGTCTTGGACAAGCACGACAAGCCCTACTCCGGCTTTGCCTTTGGCGCCCCTCCATTTGGGTCCCCGGAGGCTCTGAAGAAGGCCGCCGAGAGGATGAGCATGATCATCATGTCTGCTGATGTGATGCACCTGATGGCCATGGGCCAGGAACTGGCTCAGGCTCGGGAGATTGTTGCCTCTCCTAAGGCCAACGGAGAGACTaatggagagaagaaggagaatggAGTCCGAGTTGAGAAGAACTGA
- a CDS encoding NMO domain-containing protein — MSVTRAALTTSRARLTHLFPWITSPFIVGAPMRVMSGPDLALAISKAGGLGFIGPGAKPEDTAKDLIAVKELLKNAPPNTLPQSFPPQDVLPVGVGFQLWNGDLDSAVQAVQQHRPCVAWLFAPRRGQEELDEWATRLREASPGIQIWTQIGTVKESIEAANSDNRPDVLVIQGAEAGGHGRATDGLGIMALFPEIADNVKDSGITLIAAGGIADGRGVAAALALGAAGAAMGTRFLAATEAHINKGYQREIVRASDGAQCTTRTMLYNHLRGTMGWPEQYSPRGIVNQSWHDQQAGVAFDELKLRHDEAAKAGEKGWGPDGRLATYAGAAVGLVHEVEDAGVLVQRIQCETRDIVRRVAEGAV, encoded by the coding sequence ATGAGTGTAACGCGAGCAGCCTTAACAACAAGTCGAGCCCGACTGACTCATCTATTCCCATGGATCACGTCGCCCTTCATCGTCGGCGCGCCCATGCGTGTCATGTCAGGTCCAGATCTGGCCCTCGCCATCTCCAAAGCTGGAGGGCTGGGATTCATCGGACCCGGCGCGAAGCCTGAAGATACGGCCAAAGATCTAATCGCAGTCAAGGAGCTGCTGAAGAATGCGCCTCCCAACACATTGCCACAGTCGTTTCCACCTCAAGATGTCCTTCCTGTTGGTGTCGGGTTCCAGCTTTGGAATGGCGACCTTGATTCTGCGGTTCAGGCTGTTCAGCAGCATCGGCCCTGTGTGGCTTGGCTGTTTGCTCCTCGCCGGGGCCAGGAGGAGTTGGATGAGTGGGCGACTCGTTTGCGCGAGGCTTCTCCCGGGATTCAGATCTGGACTCAGATTGGCACTGTCAAGGAGAGCATTGAAGCCGCCAACAGTGACAATCGCCCGGATGTTCTGGTAATCCAAGGGGCAGAGGCGGGTGGCCACGGCAGAGCAACAGACGGCTTAGGAATCATGGCGCTATTTCCCGAGATTGCAGACAACGTCAAGGACTCAGGCATCACGCTGATCGCGGCTGGAGGCATCGCCGACGGTCGGGGAGTCGCAGCAGCCCTCGCTCTAGGAGCAGCGGGCGCAGCAATGGGGACACGCTTCCTTGCAGCCACCGAAGCCCATATCAACAAGGGCTACCAACGGGAAATCGTGCGGGCTTCCGACGGAGCACAGTGCACCACCCGGACGATGCTGTACAACCACCTCCGCGGCACCATGGGCTGGCCGGAGCAGTACAGCCCCCGCGGGATCGTCAACCAGAGTTGGCACGACCAGCAGGCGGGCGTTGCCTTTGACGAGCTGAAACTCCGCCAcgacgaggctgccaaggccgGCGAGAAGGGTTGGGGCCCCGACGGGAGGTTGGCGACTTATGCAGGCGCCGCGGTCGGTCTCGTGCATGAGGTTGAAGACGCTGGAGTTCTCGTTCAGCGGATACAGTGTGAGACTAGAGATATTGTGAGAAGGGTTGCAGAGGGAGCTGTGTGA
- a CDS encoding 2EXR domain-containing protein, producing the protein MSLSKPVSFPKFPHLANELQDLVWEWSLKDRHPAAHFAQLGTHKLKSRPPNGDFGSFWTLTMIEELVWSDPPRELAEMCPVRETQVDVLLRTCQQSRRIAIRHRKSWGPEGTLQLYDPRDESRGDTWDMARDSRVPIPAFSDKCFQIKYMPPRLFDLPSRKVDNSRDLVILGPEWISVGQQYQKSFFSTKPEWQLPVPRVPYLALPYTARESIDNQLSVVGAILRLRAGVLYILINPDEFDNDDNTFVAADPALKTVKDRRKALETPFKKRAGAESLVSEAPDSFWYGTREYYALSWDDIEEKMMNSKFWRQLTGGIEKARQMENNCCTGCFGTSCNRTTETLPAIWKVMSWRDHK; encoded by the coding sequence ATGTCCCTATCCAAACCAGTCTCGTTCCCCAAATTCCCTCACCTGGCCAATGAGCTCCAAGACCTTGTCTGGGAATGGTCTCTCAAGGACCGCCACCCGGCTGCTCACTTTGCCCAGCTCGGAACTCATAAACTCAAAAGCCGACCGCCAAACGGCGACTTCGGGTCCTTTTGGACCCTGACCATGATTGAGGAGCTTGTGTGGTCTGACCCGCCTCGCGAGCTCGCAGAGATGTGTCCTGTCCGTGAGACGCAGGTGGACGTCCTGCTTCGAACGTGCCAGCAATCACGCCGTATCGCTATCCGGCATCGAAAGTCGTGGGGCCCTGAGGGCACGCTTCAGCTCTACGACCCTCGTGATGAGAGCCGTGGAGACACCTGGGATATGGCAAGAGATTCCAGAGTCCCAATCCCTGCCTTTTCCGACAAATGCTTTCAAATAAAGTACATGCCCCCACGACTCTTTGATCTTCCATCTCGCAAGGTGGATAACTCTCGGGACCTCGTCATCTTGGGACCGGAGTGGATTAGTGTCGGGCAACAGTATCAGAAATCCTTCTTTTCAACCAAGCCGGAATGGCAACTGCCTGTCCCGCGAGTTCCATACCTCGCACTTCCCTACACCGCCCGCGAGTCCATCGACAACCAGCTGTCGGTGGTGGGTGCGATTTTACGCCTCCGCGCAGGGGTGCTGTacatcctcatcaacccAGATGAGTttgacaacgacgacaacacGTTTGTGGCCGCGGATCCAGCACTGAAAACGGTCAAGGACAGGCGTAAGGCCCTGGAGACACCTTTTAAAAAGCGTGCGGGGGCTGAAAGCCTCGTGTCTGAAGCACCGGATAGCTTCTGGTATGGGACGAGGGAGTACTACGCGCTCAGCTGGGACGACATCGAGGAAAAGATGATGAATTCCAAGTTCTGGAGACAGCTCACCGGGGGGATTGAGAAGGCAAGGCAGATGGAGAATAATTGCTGCACCGGATGCTTTGGCACAAGCTGCAACAGGACGACTGAGACGCTCCCTGCGATTTGGAAGGTCATGTCTTGGAGGGACCACAAATAG
- a CDS encoding DUF4604 domain-containing protein, which yields MPPKVTSKNLSYDNSAPPFLAALRAQAAGATGPDPLLAAQRRSAKKRSSSEEAEDVPLVVDEDGNVVNLEVDKDGIVKEPANHSLDPSAEKESTKEPESKAAIGGRKRKVGKVIGEAAEEPADKEADGKKDKNLDADKEAAKNRKPKKKAKKIKLSFDEDEG from the coding sequence ATGCCTCCCAAAGTAACATCCAAGAACCTCTCTTACGACAACTCGGCACCGCCATTTCTCGCTGCCCTCCGTGCTCAAGCTGCGGGTGCGACTGGTCCTGATCCTCTCCTCGCTGCGCAACGAAGGTCAGCCAAGAAGCGGTCAAGTAGTGAAGAGGCTGAAGATGTACCTCTTGttgtggatgaggatgggaaCGTGGTGAACTTGGAGGTCGACAAGGACGGGATAGTCAAGGAGCCGGCAAATCATTCGCTGGATCCTTCAGCAGAAAAGGAATCGACAAAGGAACCAGAGAGCAAGGCAGCCATTGGAGGCAGAAAGCGCAAAGTCGGAAAGGTCATCGGTGAAGCTGCTGAAGAGCCAGCTGACAAGGAGGCCGACGGCAAAAAGGACAAGAATTTGGACGCTGACaaggaggctgccaagaaccGGAaacccaagaagaaggccaaaaAGATCAAGCTGAGCtttgatgaggacgagggatGA
- a CDS encoding Metallophos domain-containing protein yields the protein METLSRVSEYLFGPSIPTREPCGRTVQIMSDLHLELNRQYSTFDFPVKAPLLVLGGDIGRLVDYDMFLPFLARQTARFEKVFLVLGNHEFYEMSYEDGVEKAKELEKEEVLEGKLVILDRKRWDDPDSKLTIVGATLWSNIHPSAAEIITLRVSDYKLISGWSVAKHNECHAKDLEYLTTTVAELNELPPESQRNVLVVTHHAPCVRGASRPEHVKVPYKTAFSTDVLQAREFMRGVAMWMFGHTHFTTEFQRGGIKVVANQRGYVLGYKGPTLEDTRGFDDGRVVEL from the coding sequence ATGGAGACTCTGAGTCGCGTTTCCGAGTATCTCTTCGGCCCTTCAATCCCAACCCGGGAACCATGTGGCCGAACAGTGCAGATCATGTCAGATCTACATCTCGAGCTAAACCGGCAATACTCGACATTTGACTTTCCTGTCAAGGCACCCCTGCTCGTCCTTGGTGGTGACATTGGCCGTCTGGTCGACTACGACATGTTTCTCCCTTTTCTCGCACGCCAAACCGCACGCTTTGAAAAGGTCTTTCTTGTACTCGGGAACCACGAGTTTTATGAGATGAGTTATGAGGATGGTGTGGAAAAGGCAAAggagttggagaaggaggaggttcttgaggGCAAGCTTGTGATCTTGGATAGGAAGCGATGGGACGACCCTGATTCGAAGCTGACCATTGTCGGCGCAACGCTTTGGTCAAATATCCATCCTTCAGCAGCGGAAATCATCACACTCCGCGTTTCAGACTACAAGCTCATCTCTGGCTGGTCAGTCGCCAAGCACAACGAGTGCCACGCCAAGGACCTCGAGTACCTCACAACCACCGTCGCCGAACTCAACGAGCTCCCTCCAGAGTCCCAGCGCAACGTCCTCGTAGTGACGCATCACGCACCCTGTGTACGAGGTGCGTCACGGCCGGAACACGTCAAAGTTCCATATAAAACAGCCTTCTCGACAGACGTGCTTCAGGCTAGGGAGTTTATGCGTGGGGTGGCGATGTGGATGTTTGGACACACACACTTTACAACCGAGTTTCAGAGGGGAGGTATCAAAGTAGTTGCGAACCAGAGGGGGTATGTTTTGGGCTACAAGGGCCCGACACTAGAGGACACTAGAGGATTTGATGATGGGAGGGTTGTGGAATTGTGA